In Limisalsivibrio acetivorans, one genomic interval encodes:
- the hldE gene encoding bifunctional D-glycero-beta-D-manno-heptose-7-phosphate kinase/D-glycero-beta-D-manno-heptose 1-phosphate adenylyltransferase HldE, whose translation MKVYDFTGVKVLVVGDIMLDRYFFGSVGRISPEAPVPVVKVNSTRDTLGGAGNVVSNIAHLGADAVVLGSCGRDENAEQVRSLLSEIGAECSFIERDFPTVTKLRVVGEKQQIVRLDFEEPAPLQSDDMEEMRRRVDDSIDGCGAVILSDYGKGVCTDEVCRYIIGRSIGLEIPVIIDPKGHDWTRYKGADIVTPNVKELGEVAGRNIPNEDDEIIECAREVIERFGVKSIIVTRSQKGMSIITEESVVHIPTVAKEVYDVSGAGDTVVATLAASLSRGASLEEAAITANKAAGIVVSKMGTVPVKIDELNSLNTRRSYMTLDEFMDELEGLRGRGKKVVFTNGCFDILHKGHVTYLKQAKELGDVLVLGLNSDESVRRLKGESRPVNSEEDRAEVLSALESVDYVVPFGEDTPAEMLSRIKPDFLVKGGDYTPETVVGREYAAKTVIIDFVDGYSTTKIIDKSKGE comes from the coding sequence ATGAAGGTTTACGATTTTACCGGCGTTAAGGTGCTGGTTGTCGGAGATATAATGCTGGACAGGTACTTCTTTGGAAGCGTGGGGAGGATTTCCCCCGAAGCACCTGTACCCGTGGTTAAGGTAAACAGTACCCGGGACACCCTTGGCGGTGCGGGAAACGTTGTGAGCAATATAGCCCATCTGGGGGCTGATGCCGTTGTACTTGGTTCCTGCGGCAGGGATGAGAATGCGGAGCAGGTCCGCTCCCTCCTTAGCGAGATTGGGGCGGAATGCAGTTTCATTGAGCGTGATTTCCCCACAGTGACCAAGCTTCGTGTTGTGGGGGAGAAACAGCAGATAGTTCGGCTCGACTTCGAGGAGCCCGCTCCTCTTCAGTCTGATGATATGGAGGAGATGCGCCGGCGTGTGGATGACTCCATAGATGGGTGCGGTGCTGTGATACTCTCCGATTACGGCAAAGGTGTATGTACCGATGAGGTATGCAGATATATAATCGGCCGCTCCATAGGCCTTGAGATACCCGTTATCATAGACCCCAAGGGGCATGACTGGACACGCTATAAGGGGGCGGATATCGTTACCCCCAATGTGAAGGAGCTCGGCGAGGTCGCCGGGAGAAACATCCCGAACGAGGACGATGAGATAATCGAATGCGCCCGTGAGGTTATCGAACGTTTCGGTGTTAAATCCATTATAGTAACCCGATCCCAGAAGGGGATGAGTATTATCACCGAGGAGAGCGTTGTTCATATACCCACCGTTGCCAAGGAGGTCTACGATGTCTCCGGTGCGGGGGATACGGTGGTTGCCACATTGGCCGCTTCCCTTTCCAGAGGTGCAAGCCTCGAGGAAGCTGCGATCACAGCCAATAAGGCGGCGGGTATCGTTGTTAGCAAGATGGGCACCGTCCCCGTTAAGATCGACGAACTGAACAGTCTTAACACAAGGCGTTCATATATGACCCTTGATGAATTCATGGACGAGCTGGAAGGGCTTCGTGGCAGGGGGAAGAAGGTTGTCTTCACCAATGGATGCTTCGATATCCTCCATAAAGGTCACGTGACCTATCTCAAGCAGGCCAAGGAACTGGGGGATGTGCTTGTTCTCGGGCTTAACTCCGATGAATCGGTGAGAAGGCTCAAGGGTGAATCGAGACCTGTTAACAGCGAAGAGGACAGGGCGGAGGTTCTGAGCGCTCTGGAATCGGTGGACTACGTTGTACCCTTCGGTGAGGATACCCCTGCGGAGATGCTCTCCCGTATTAAGCCCGATTTCCTTGTGAAAGGGGGGGACTACACCCCAGAAACTGTTGTGGGGCGTGAGTATGCCGCAAAGACGGTAATAATCGACTTTGTGGACGGCTATTCCACGACTAAAATAATCGATAAGAGTAAAGGAGAATAG
- a CDS encoding anaerobic glycerol-3-phosphate dehydrogenase subunit C — translation MPQLTRNIFEELSDNIKGDVYTDTVRRYLHSTDGSIFRVEPACVIYPLDREDVLAVTAFATRYGLSIHSRGAGSGLCGSSVGRGIVLDFTKYMNKLIEIDSEGKTFTCQPGYRFGELEAELKGKNLFFPPDPSSGEYASFGGMYGTNASGAHSVKYGNVSDYIEDAEIVFSDGLVTTIKEIEQTPYDKLPPRFRRLFDLYERNRETIENGYPDVKYNVSGYNLRSLVEDGQLKLGKLLGGSEGTLAIVTRMTFRLHEKPPYDSLVVAYFDDIVKSAKAVQAVLPSGPSGIEIMDKSLLNLARESDEKLKKAIPEGIDNVLMIEYDGFDENETREKAEEAMKTVEHLTTEANVAASADEKAKFWAVRKAAVPILYKLQGRKKIIALIEDAAVPTDNLVEYFEGIYSLLEKHGCDFVIYGHIAKGLLHTRPLLDMKDPHDIDLLKILADELFELVSSLGGVVSGEHGDGRIRSTYVKDQYKDLYGCFMETKSILDGDFLLNPDIKTIHDPYQMQKFLRFGSDYGSRDLTGKMLVWNEGFTDEAEKCHGCSKCTTVTTATRMCPVFKATRDETAAPKAKANVLRALISGAIDNESLYEQAFQSVMNKCVNCGSCVMECPSNVNIPKLAIEAKGQYVKRVGAPLDKKIVSSCDLMGKYTHKVSPLIAASMKLKLNRKAMELVTGVSAERPFVSFKGKSLYERLDGREFGEGGDLKVVYFAGCYAGYINPEIGTSAVDVLEKLGCRVSVPEQVCCGVPFISKGMLEETRARIKKNLDKWGDMVKEADHVVVTCSSCGLSLLKEWAYMLSDDIISEIKEKTIHISTLVNRRLDRLDMKECGLKLAYHKSCHLRVQKDDNASVEMLGNIPGVEVEDMNSSCCGMAGSWGMMAENYETSAKIGEPMLRKLNAAHCDYGVTDCPTCTIQMEHMSDKKIKHPVEVLAQCLKD, via the coding sequence ATGCCCCAGCTTACGAGAAATATCTTTGAGGAACTATCGGATAACATAAAGGGTGATGTATACACCGATACGGTGCGCAGATACCTCCATTCCACAGACGGAAGTATTTTCAGGGTGGAGCCCGCCTGCGTTATCTATCCCCTGGACAGGGAAGATGTTCTCGCCGTAACGGCCTTTGCCACACGCTACGGACTCTCAATACACTCCAGAGGAGCCGGTTCCGGCCTTTGTGGTTCGAGTGTGGGGCGTGGTATTGTCCTCGATTTTACCAAATACATGAACAAGCTTATAGAGATAGACTCCGAAGGGAAAACCTTCACCTGCCAGCCTGGCTACCGGTTCGGAGAGCTGGAGGCGGAACTTAAGGGTAAGAATCTCTTCTTCCCGCCGGATCCCTCAAGCGGTGAATATGCCAGCTTCGGGGGCATGTACGGAACAAACGCCAGCGGAGCCCATTCGGTTAAATACGGCAACGTATCGGATTATATCGAGGATGCGGAGATTGTTTTCAGTGACGGTCTTGTCACAACCATAAAAGAGATCGAACAGACTCCCTATGATAAACTTCCTCCACGCTTCAGAAGGTTATTTGATCTTTATGAAAGGAACAGGGAGACCATAGAGAACGGCTACCCCGATGTTAAATACAACGTTTCCGGCTATAACCTACGCTCCCTAGTGGAGGATGGTCAGCTTAAGCTCGGTAAGCTCCTTGGCGGTTCCGAAGGGACCCTTGCCATAGTTACCCGCATGACCTTCCGCCTCCATGAAAAGCCCCCTTACGACAGCCTCGTTGTTGCCTATTTCGATGATATCGTCAAGTCCGCAAAGGCTGTTCAGGCGGTTCTGCCCTCCGGTCCTTCCGGTATTGAGATAATGGATAAATCCCTGCTGAACCTTGCACGTGAATCCGACGAAAAGCTCAAGAAGGCGATACCCGAGGGTATCGACAACGTTCTTATGATCGAGTACGACGGCTTTGATGAGAACGAAACGAGGGAGAAGGCCGAAGAAGCTATGAAGACGGTGGAGCATCTTACCACCGAAGCGAACGTCGCCGCCAGTGCCGATGAGAAGGCAAAGTTCTGGGCTGTGCGCAAGGCTGCGGTTCCGATACTCTATAAACTGCAGGGGCGCAAGAAGATCATCGCTCTTATTGAGGATGCCGCTGTACCTACGGACAACCTTGTGGAGTACTTCGAAGGGATCTACTCCCTCCTTGAAAAACACGGGTGCGATTTCGTCATTTACGGCCATATAGCCAAGGGGCTCCTCCACACAAGACCCCTCCTTGATATGAAGGATCCCCACGATATAGACCTTCTCAAAATTCTTGCCGATGAATTGTTTGAGCTGGTTAGCTCCCTCGGCGGAGTCGTGAGCGGTGAGCACGGGGACGGCAGAATCCGCTCCACCTATGTCAAGGACCAGTACAAGGACCTCTACGGCTGTTTTATGGAGACAAAGAGCATCCTTGATGGTGACTTTCTTCTCAATCCCGATATAAAAACCATACATGACCCATATCAGATGCAGAAGTTCCTCCGTTTCGGCTCGGACTACGGCAGCAGGGATCTCACCGGGAAGATGCTGGTATGGAACGAAGGGTTCACCGATGAGGCTGAGAAGTGTCACGGGTGCTCAAAATGTACGACTGTTACCACCGCAACCCGCATGTGCCCCGTTTTTAAGGCCACAAGGGATGAAACCGCCGCCCCGAAGGCGAAGGCGAACGTCCTTCGTGCACTGATCAGCGGCGCCATAGATAATGAATCCCTCTATGAGCAGGCCTTCCAGAGCGTCATGAATAAATGCGTCAACTGCGGAAGCTGTGTTATGGAGTGCCCCTCTAACGTAAATATCCCGAAGCTCGCCATCGAGGCGAAGGGGCAGTATGTTAAGCGTGTCGGAGCACCCCTTGATAAGAAGATAGTATCAAGCTGCGATCTTATGGGTAAATACACCCATAAGGTGAGCCCGCTCATCGCCGCAAGTATGAAGCTCAAGCTTAACCGAAAGGCTATGGAGCTTGTTACAGGTGTATCAGCCGAGCGTCCCTTTGTATCTTTCAAAGGTAAGTCCCTCTATGAAAGACTGGATGGAAGAGAGTTTGGCGAAGGTGGGGATCTTAAGGTAGTTTACTTCGCAGGGTGCTACGCCGGATATATCAATCCGGAGATTGGCACAAGCGCAGTGGACGTTCTCGAAAAGCTCGGCTGCAGGGTAAGCGTTCCCGAACAGGTCTGCTGCGGTGTCCCCTTTATTTCCAAGGGTATGCTTGAGGAGACGAGAGCCAGGATCAAGAAGAACCTTGATAAATGGGGTGATATGGTCAAAGAGGCGGATCATGTCGTTGTTACATGCTCCTCCTGCGGGCTTTCACTTCTGAAAGAGTGGGCATATATGCTAAGCGATGATATAATAAGCGAGATCAAAGAGAAGACGATCCATATAAGCACTCTGGTAAACCGGAGGCTTGACAGGCTTGATATGAAGGAGTGTGGCCTCAAGCTTGCATATCACAAGTCCTGCCATCTGAGGGTTCAGAAGGATGATAACGCTTCCGTTGAGATGCTGGGTAATATCCCCGGCGTTGAGGTGGAGGATATGAACAGCTCCTGCTGCGGTATGGCGGGAAGCTGGGGAATGATGGCGGAAAACTATGAAACCTCTGCTAAAATAGGCGAGCCTATGCTGCGTAAGCTGAATGCCGCACACTGCGACTACGGTGTTACCGACTGCCCCACATGCACCATCCAGATGGAGCACATGTCGGATAAAAAGATAAAACACCCCGTTGAGGTGCTTGCACAATGCTTGAAAGACTAG
- the rfaD gene encoding ADP-glyceromanno-heptose 6-epimerase codes for MYIVTGGAGFIGSNIVKGLNDRGIDDILIVDNLSNSQKHLNLNRLKYRDYVDKKDFFEFLGYIEEDIDVIFHQGACSNTMETDGRYMMENNYEFSRELLLFALEKKIRFIYASSASIYGNGDDGFVEAEECEYPLNIYAFSKFSFDNYIRGLGKLNSQVVGLRYFNVYGPQENHKGSMASVAYHFFNQMKEDNKVKLFEGSKDFRRDFIHVQDVVDVNMFFFENPKLSGIFNCGTGKARSFFDIAEAMKESYPDVEVEFVPFPEKLKGKYQAYTQADLSKLREIGYEGDFRTLEEGVGEYLMVLENTGGYIK; via the coding sequence ATGTATATAGTAACAGGCGGAGCCGGATTCATCGGCAGCAATATTGTGAAAGGGCTGAACGACAGGGGGATAGACGATATCCTCATAGTCGATAACCTTTCAAACTCTCAGAAGCACCTGAACCTTAACAGGCTTAAATACAGAGATTATGTTGATAAGAAAGATTTTTTCGAATTCCTAGGCTATATCGAGGAGGATATCGATGTTATCTTCCATCAGGGAGCCTGCTCCAACACCATGGAGACGGACGGCCGCTACATGATGGAGAACAACTACGAGTTCAGCCGTGAACTCCTCCTCTTCGCCCTTGAGAAGAAGATCCGCTTCATCTATGCATCCTCCGCCTCAATTTACGGCAACGGGGACGACGGCTTTGTTGAAGCGGAGGAGTGCGAGTATCCTCTGAATATCTATGCCTTCTCCAAGTTCAGCTTCGACAACTATATAAGAGGGCTCGGCAAGCTTAATTCCCAGGTTGTGGGGCTTCGCTATTTCAACGTATACGGTCCCCAGGAGAATCATAAGGGGAGTATGGCTTCCGTTGCATATCACTTCTTCAACCAGATGAAGGAGGACAACAAGGTCAAGCTCTTTGAGGGGAGCAAGGATTTCCGGCGGGACTTCATTCACGTTCAGGATGTTGTGGATGTTAATATGTTCTTCTTCGAAAACCCCAAGCTCTCAGGCATCTTCAACTGCGGAACTGGAAAGGCAAGAAGCTTCTTCGACATTGCAGAGGCTATGAAGGAGAGCTATCCGGATGTTGAGGTTGAGTTTGTTCCCTTCCCCGAGAAGCTTAAAGGGAAGTATCAGGCATATACCCAGGCGGATCTCTCAAAGCTTCGTGAGATTGGCTATGAGGGGGATTTCCGAACCCTTGAAGAGGGTGTTGGAGAGTATTTGATGGTGCTGGAGAATACCGGCGGATATATAAAGTAA